In the genome of Chlamydia trachomatis A/HAR-13, one region contains:
- a CDS encoding ExbD/TolR family protein → MKRFVYEDLEEDPSVSLTPLIDIVFVILMAFMIAMPLIKIDRISLATGSSSHQAFKKQESQQAEIKVFRNHTITLNDLPMSLQELRSQLTVIHAQHPNIVPLLLQDGDTAFKLYQEIKSTIEEAGFQELHIALKN, encoded by the coding sequence ATGAAACGCTTCGTTTACGAAGATCTAGAAGAAGACCCTAGTGTCAGTCTTACTCCTCTGATCGATATCGTCTTTGTAATTTTGATGGCGTTCATGATCGCCATGCCTCTTATTAAAATTGATCGTATCTCTTTAGCCACAGGATCTTCCTCACACCAAGCCTTTAAAAAACAAGAGTCTCAGCAAGCTGAAATTAAAGTGTTTCGAAACCATACCATTACTCTCAATGACCTTCCTATGTCTCTCCAAGAGTTACGCTCGCAACTAACAGTCATCCATGCGCAACACCCTAATATAGTTCCGCTGCTCTTACAAGACGGTGATACAGCTTTCAAACTGTATCAAGAGATCAAATCGACTATCGAAGAAGCCGGATTTCAGGAACTTCATATTGCTTTGAAGAACTAA
- a CDS encoding MotA/TolQ/ExbB proton channel family protein codes for MFQLANNPIIQSFQEADLFGKVIFFSLFALSICTWTVLHQKLSIQKKFLKSGKSLKEFLIKNRHSPLSLDIHPESTPFTDLYFTIKRGTLELLDKNRQLAPERTPLLSVEDIQSLETLFNAVMPKYRALLNKNNFIPATTISLAPFLGLLGTVWGILLAFAHISTGQANGTIMMEGLATALGTTIVGLFVAIPSLVGFNYLRAHAFQVSLEIEQTAFLLLNSIEVKYRQTSL; via the coding sequence ATGTTCCAACTCGCAAATAATCCCATCATTCAGTCCTTTCAAGAAGCCGATCTTTTTGGAAAGGTCATTTTCTTTTCGCTGTTCGCTCTTTCGATATGTACATGGACAGTCCTTCATCAGAAACTCTCCATTCAAAAGAAATTTCTAAAATCAGGGAAATCTTTAAAAGAGTTTTTAATAAAAAATCGTCATTCTCCTCTCTCCTTAGATATTCATCCTGAATCCACGCCTTTTACAGACCTCTATTTTACTATCAAACGTGGAACCCTGGAATTACTAGATAAGAATAGACAGTTGGCTCCAGAACGAACTCCTTTGCTTTCCGTGGAAGATATTCAATCGTTGGAAACGCTTTTTAATGCAGTGATGCCGAAATATAGAGCTCTCTTAAATAAAAATAACTTCATTCCAGCAACGACCATTAGTCTCGCTCCTTTTCTAGGACTATTAGGGACCGTTTGGGGGATTCTATTAGCTTTTGCGCACATTAGTACCGGACAAGCCAATGGGACGATCATGATGGAAGGCTTAGCAACAGCATTAGGAACAACTATTGTAGGGCTATTTGTTGCCATCCCCTCACTAGTAGGTTTCAATTATCTACGCGCCCACGCCTTCCAAGTCTCTCTGGAAATCGAGCAAACTGCTTTTCTTTTACTTAACTCTATTGAAGTCAAATATCGACAAACTAGCTTATGA
- a CDS encoding protein-disulfide reductase DsbD family protein, producing the protein MIRQWYGFFLCLLFSYTSCFGVEENSGRATPTVELVSESEQAIEGEVLRIGVLIAIPEGEHIYWKNPGKLGMPLRISWDLPSGCRLLEEHWPTPEIFEEDGVVYFGYKHSTMVVADIRVSKEIETRPLEIKAQVEWLSCGASCLPGSSSRVLVIPIDEGPLIPNSKETFTFSRALAAQPRPLDAAIKISYQPDGLDVLVPAGKADRATQAWFIAENTRDFAYAQEVPLEQATTYIWKLKHPEGNMPKGIGLSGILIFKDDAGKVVASYQVEENQVEQLSALSWRFLSILLMAFIGGILLNIMPCVLPLITLKVFSLIKSAADHHSSSVIGGIGFTLGAIVSFWGLAFCAFLLKVLGQNIGWGFQLQEPMFVAVLIIVFFLFALSSLGVFEMGIICLSLGKKLQEEGGASVRKNQIWGAFFNGMLTTLVTTPCTGPFLGSVFGLVMAVSFVKQLAIFTAIGLGMASPYLLFASFPKMLAILPKPGPWMSTFKQLTGFMLLATATWLIWIFGVETSATAVTILLVGLWLAAVGAWILGRWGTLVSPRNQRLLASVVFIFCILSSLVITSIGVRYFDENVPPAHSSDWQSFSPEKLADLREKGIPVFVNFTAKWCLTCQLNKPLLHANMQAFAAKGVVTLEADWTKKDPKITEELARLGRASVPSYVYYPAGNKAPLILPERLSQSALEEMVFSQ; encoded by the coding sequence ATGATTCGGCAATGGTATGGATTTTTTCTTTGCTTGCTGTTCAGCTATACGTCTTGTTTTGGTGTAGAAGAAAATAGTGGAAGAGCTACGCCTACAGTAGAACTTGTTAGTGAAAGCGAACAAGCTATTGAAGGAGAAGTGCTTCGTATCGGAGTATTGATTGCTATTCCAGAAGGAGAGCATATCTACTGGAAAAATCCAGGGAAGCTTGGAATGCCTTTGCGCATTTCTTGGGATTTGCCATCAGGATGTAGGTTGCTGGAGGAACATTGGCCGACTCCAGAGATTTTCGAAGAGGATGGGGTTGTTTATTTTGGTTATAAACATTCTACAATGGTGGTTGCGGATATTCGCGTTTCTAAAGAGATAGAAACGCGTCCATTGGAGATAAAAGCGCAAGTTGAATGGTTGTCTTGCGGTGCATCTTGTCTCCCAGGTTCTTCGTCAAGGGTTCTTGTGATTCCTATAGATGAGGGGCCGTTAATTCCTAATAGTAAAGAGACATTCACTTTTTCCCGTGCGTTAGCGGCTCAACCTCGACCTTTGGATGCTGCCATAAAGATTTCTTATCAGCCTGATGGCTTAGATGTTCTTGTGCCAGCAGGGAAAGCGGATCGGGCAACCCAGGCATGGTTCATTGCTGAAAACACGCGAGATTTTGCTTATGCTCAAGAGGTTCCTCTTGAGCAAGCGACTACGTACATATGGAAGTTGAAACATCCTGAAGGAAATATGCCTAAGGGTATTGGGTTGTCGGGGATTCTTATATTCAAGGATGATGCAGGGAAAGTAGTCGCTTCGTATCAAGTAGAAGAGAATCAAGTCGAACAGCTTTCGGCATTGAGCTGGAGGTTTCTCTCTATTCTTCTTATGGCTTTCATTGGTGGAATCTTATTAAACATCATGCCCTGTGTATTGCCTCTGATTACTTTGAAAGTATTTAGTTTAATTAAATCGGCGGCAGATCACCATTCTTCCTCTGTGATTGGAGGGATTGGGTTTACTTTAGGGGCTATTGTAAGCTTTTGGGGACTCGCTTTTTGTGCGTTTTTGTTAAAGGTTTTAGGGCAAAATATTGGATGGGGATTCCAGCTTCAAGAACCCATGTTTGTTGCCGTTTTAATTATTGTCTTCTTCTTATTTGCTCTGAGTTCGTTAGGCGTTTTTGAGATGGGAATAATTTGTCTGAGCCTAGGGAAAAAATTGCAAGAAGAGGGAGGGGCATCGGTAAGGAAGAATCAGATCTGGGGAGCTTTTTTCAATGGGATGTTGACTACCCTGGTTACAACTCCTTGCACTGGGCCTTTTCTTGGCTCTGTATTTGGATTAGTTATGGCAGTGTCTTTTGTTAAGCAGCTGGCAATTTTTACTGCTATAGGATTAGGAATGGCAAGTCCCTATCTATTATTTGCTTCTTTTCCGAAGATGCTAGCCATTTTACCTAAACCTGGTCCTTGGATGAGTACGTTTAAACAGTTGACTGGGTTTATGTTGCTTGCTACTGCAACTTGGCTTATCTGGATTTTTGGGGTAGAGACGAGTGCAACCGCTGTAACTATTCTTCTTGTAGGATTGTGGTTGGCTGCTGTAGGTGCATGGATTCTAGGGAGATGGGGAACCCTTGTATCTCCGCGTAATCAGCGGCTTCTTGCTTCCGTTGTATTCATTTTCTGTATTTTAAGTTCCTTAGTGATTACCTCTATAGGTGTCCGTTATTTTGATGAGAACGTCCCTCCTGCACATAGCTCTGATTGGCAATCTTTTTCTCCCGAAAAGCTAGCTGATTTACGCGAAAAAGGGATTCCAGTTTTTGTAAATTTCACTGCAAAGTGGTGTTTAACGTGTCAACTCAATAAGCCTCTTCTTCATGCCAATATGCAAGCTTTTGCTGCTAAGGGCGTAGTTACTTTAGAAGCAGATTGGACGAAAAAAGATCCAAAAATTACAGAAGAACTCGCTCGTTTAGGCCGAGCCAGTGTACCTTCTTATGTGTATTACCCTGCGGGGAACAAAGCTCCGCTTATTCTTCCAGAAAGATTATCGCAATCTGCTTTGGAAGAGATGGTTTTTTCTCAGTAG
- a CDS encoding inclusion-associated protein has protein sequence MPKFQYAPFLCTSIIIHIALGGMLFFSAPQKKKPRLSPFKERIVALPPEPKITTTLQTPSPQPIRKPVKNAPAPEKKAAKPPVISNPQKSPQKPNKASPTPRNETPEKKQATLKKLAQLANQLAEEAETQESYIAQFSWPAQAQVLTENTSYQQDAFCALFQQYVSLPFPGEVRLKLEFSSEGALLHCSILSTISHADKQHILNQIQKIPFQSFFSAYKTSKNIVFHIRLQGNSA, from the coding sequence ATGCCAAAATTTCAATATGCCCCTTTTCTTTGCACTTCTATAATCATCCATATTGCTCTTGGAGGAATGCTCTTTTTCTCCGCGCCTCAAAAAAAGAAGCCTCGTCTCTCCCCTTTTAAAGAACGTATCGTCGCCCTACCCCCTGAACCTAAAATCACTACCACTTTACAGACTCCCTCTCCACAACCTATTCGTAAACCGGTAAAAAACGCTCCAGCTCCCGAGAAAAAAGCTGCAAAACCTCCCGTGATCTCTAACCCTCAAAAATCTCCTCAAAAACCAAACAAAGCGAGTCCTACGCCGCGTAATGAGACACCAGAGAAAAAACAAGCTACTCTCAAAAAATTAGCTCAACTAGCTAATCAGCTGGCCGAAGAGGCTGAGACACAAGAATCCTACATCGCACAATTTTCTTGGCCTGCTCAAGCGCAAGTTCTTACTGAAAACACATCCTATCAGCAAGATGCCTTCTGTGCTTTATTTCAGCAGTACGTGAGTCTTCCTTTCCCTGGAGAGGTTCGCCTAAAACTAGAATTTTCTAGTGAAGGCGCTCTTCTCCATTGCTCAATCTTATCTACTATTAGCCATGCTGATAAACAACATATCCTGAACCAAATTCAGAAAATTCCTTTTCAATCTTTCTTTAGCGCATACAAAACCTCGAAAAATATCGTTTTTCATATTAGACTGCAGGGAAATTCTGCTTGA